A DNA window from Pleuronectes platessa chromosome 19, fPlePla1.1, whole genome shotgun sequence contains the following coding sequences:
- the mef2ca gene encoding myocyte enhancer factor 2ca isoform X1: MGRKKIQIARIMDERNRHVTFTKRKFGLMKKAYELSVLCDCEIALIIFNSTNKLFQYASTDMDKVLLKYTEYNEPHESRTNSDIVDTLRKKGLNGCDSPDIEADDSAGQSPESDDKYRKINDDIDLMINRQRICQGLPPSNYDMGLSIPGSNASGLMYSHPSIGGGLGNHNLLPISHTHPSLQRNSMSPQRPSSTGNAGLMGSELTSSVVSSVGNGSYSNHCTSPGLLSPGGVSKNMQNKSPPSMSMSRKPDLRTLMPPSNKCNNMPSVNQRINHSQTAQTLSTPAVSISAQTLPGQGMGGYPSTLSSSYGTEFSLGTDLSSLSGFCGSGLGSMTSWQHQQIQNLQHPALGHMGNLCQSSNLNLTSGHQNLHIKCEPASPPRDRSVAMVGTGLGGGVTTAGYSTSARGPNESGRSPGDSASSCGSSYEGSEEREDYHGSDGFLLRPLSSQEERHSPSVKRMRLSEGWAT; this comes from the exons ATGGGGAGAAAAAAGATTCAGATAGCCCGGATAATGGATGAACGGAACCGACAT GTCACATTCACCAAGCGCAAGTTTGGTCTGATGAAGAAAGCATATGAGCTGAGCGTGTTGTGCGACTGTGAGATTGCACTCATCATCTTCAACAGCACCAACAAGTTGTTTCAGTACGCCAGCACCGACATGGACAAAGTTCTGCTCAAATACACAGAATACAACGAGCCCCACGAGAGCAGGACCAACTCGGATATTGTGGAt ACACTGCGTAAAAAGGGTTTAAACGGCTGCGACAGTCCCGACATTGAGGCAGATGACTCTGCTGGTCAGAGCCCAGAGTCAGACGATAAATACCGCAAAATCAATGATGACATCGACCTAATGATCAACAGACAGAGGATCTGT CAGGGTCTGCCTCCCTCCAACTATGACATGGGACTGTCCATCCCAGGCAGTAATGCCAGCGGACTGATGTACTCCCACCCAAGCATAGGAGGTGGTCTAGGTAACCACAATCTGCTgcccatctcacacacacacccctccctacagagaaacagcatgTCCCCTCAGCGGCCCTCTAGCACTGGAAATGCAG GACTGATGGGCTCAGAGCTGACGAGCAGTGTGGTCTCCAGTGTGG GAAATGGCAGCTACAGCAACCACTGCACCTCCCCAGGGCTGCTGTCCCCAGGAGGAGTCTCCAAAAACATGCAGAATAAGAGCCCTCCTTCGATGAGCATGAGCCGTAAGCCTGACCTCCGAACGCTGATGCCGCCCTCCAACAAGTGCAACAACATGCCATCTGTC AACCAGAGAATAAATCACTCTCAGACCGCTCAGACGCTGTCGACTCCTGCAGTGTCCATCTCTGCTCAGACTCTTCCTGGACAGGGGATGGGCGGATATCCGTCAACACTCAGCTCTTCTTATGGCACAG agTTCTCTCTCGGAACTGacctgtcctctctgtctggaTTTTGTGGTTCTGGTCTTGGATCCATGACAAGCTGGCAGCATCAGCAGATACAGAACCTGCAGCATCCAGCACTTGGACACATGGG AAACTTGTGTCAGAGCTCCAACCTAAACCTCACCTCAGGTCATCAGAACCTACACATCAAGTGTGAGCCAGCTTCTCCTCCCAGAGACCGGAGTGTTGCCATGGTCGGCACAGGACTCGGAGGAGGCGTGACCACAGCTGGATACTCTACCTCTGCCAGGGGTCCCAACGAATCGGGCCGCTCCCCCGGTGACAGCGCATCCAGCTGTGGGAGCTCGTATGAAGGCAGCGAGGAGCGTGAGGATTATCACGGCAGCGACGGCTTCCTACTCCGACCTCTGTCCAGTCAGGAGGAGCGCCACAGCCCCTCAGTCAAACGGATGAGGCTATCAGAGGGCTGGGCGACATGA
- the mef2ca gene encoding myocyte enhancer factor 2ca isoform X2 gives MGRKKIQIARIMDERNRHVTFTKRKFGLMKKAYELSVLCDCEIALIIFNSTNKLFQYASTDMDKVLLKYTEYNEPHESRTNSDIVDTLRKKGLNGCDSPDIEADDSAGQSPESDDKYRKINDDIDLMINRQRICGLPPSNYDMGLSIPGSNASGLMYSHPSIGGGLGNHNLLPISHTHPSLQRNSMSPQRPSSTGNAGLMGSELTSSVVSSVGNGSYSNHCTSPGLLSPGGVSKNMQNKSPPSMSMSRKPDLRTLMPPSNKCNNMPSVNQRINHSQTAQTLSTPAVSISAQTLPGQGMGGYPSTLSSSYGTEFSLGTDLSSLSGFCGSGLGSMTSWQHQQIQNLQHPALGHMGNLCQSSNLNLTSGHQNLHIKCEPASPPRDRSVAMVGTGLGGGVTTAGYSTSARGPNESGRSPGDSASSCGSSYEGSEEREDYHGSDGFLLRPLSSQEERHSPSVKRMRLSEGWAT, from the exons ATGGGGAGAAAAAAGATTCAGATAGCCCGGATAATGGATGAACGGAACCGACAT GTCACATTCACCAAGCGCAAGTTTGGTCTGATGAAGAAAGCATATGAGCTGAGCGTGTTGTGCGACTGTGAGATTGCACTCATCATCTTCAACAGCACCAACAAGTTGTTTCAGTACGCCAGCACCGACATGGACAAAGTTCTGCTCAAATACACAGAATACAACGAGCCCCACGAGAGCAGGACCAACTCGGATATTGTGGAt ACACTGCGTAAAAAGGGTTTAAACGGCTGCGACAGTCCCGACATTGAGGCAGATGACTCTGCTGGTCAGAGCCCAGAGTCAGACGATAAATACCGCAAAATCAATGATGACATCGACCTAATGATCAACAGACAGAGGATCTGT GGTCTGCCTCCCTCCAACTATGACATGGGACTGTCCATCCCAGGCAGTAATGCCAGCGGACTGATGTACTCCCACCCAAGCATAGGAGGTGGTCTAGGTAACCACAATCTGCTgcccatctcacacacacacccctccctacagagaaacagcatgTCCCCTCAGCGGCCCTCTAGCACTGGAAATGCAG GACTGATGGGCTCAGAGCTGACGAGCAGTGTGGTCTCCAGTGTGG GAAATGGCAGCTACAGCAACCACTGCACCTCCCCAGGGCTGCTGTCCCCAGGAGGAGTCTCCAAAAACATGCAGAATAAGAGCCCTCCTTCGATGAGCATGAGCCGTAAGCCTGACCTCCGAACGCTGATGCCGCCCTCCAACAAGTGCAACAACATGCCATCTGTC AACCAGAGAATAAATCACTCTCAGACCGCTCAGACGCTGTCGACTCCTGCAGTGTCCATCTCTGCTCAGACTCTTCCTGGACAGGGGATGGGCGGATATCCGTCAACACTCAGCTCTTCTTATGGCACAG agTTCTCTCTCGGAACTGacctgtcctctctgtctggaTTTTGTGGTTCTGGTCTTGGATCCATGACAAGCTGGCAGCATCAGCAGATACAGAACCTGCAGCATCCAGCACTTGGACACATGGG AAACTTGTGTCAGAGCTCCAACCTAAACCTCACCTCAGGTCATCAGAACCTACACATCAAGTGTGAGCCAGCTTCTCCTCCCAGAGACCGGAGTGTTGCCATGGTCGGCACAGGACTCGGAGGAGGCGTGACCACAGCTGGATACTCTACCTCTGCCAGGGGTCCCAACGAATCGGGCCGCTCCCCCGGTGACAGCGCATCCAGCTGTGGGAGCTCGTATGAAGGCAGCGAGGAGCGTGAGGATTATCACGGCAGCGACGGCTTCCTACTCCGACCTCTGTCCAGTCAGGAGGAGCGCCACAGCCCCTCAGTCAAACGGATGAGGCTATCAGAGGGCTGGGCGACATGA
- the mef2ca gene encoding myocyte enhancer factor 2ca isoform X3 produces the protein MMLEHYVTFTKRKFGLMKKAYELSVLCDCEIALIIFNSTNKLFQYASTDMDKVLLKYTEYNEPHESRTNSDIVDTLRKKGLNGCDSPDIEADDSAGQSPESDDKYRKINDDIDLMINRQRICQGLPPSNYDMGLSIPGSNASGLMYSHPSIGGGLGNHNLLPISHTHPSLQRNSMSPQRPSSTGNAGLMGSELTSSVVSSVGNGSYSNHCTSPGLLSPGGVSKNMQNKSPPSMSMSRKPDLRTLMPPSNKCNNMPSVNQRINHSQTAQTLSTPAVSISAQTLPGQGMGGYPSTLSSSYGTEFSLGTDLSSLSGFCGSGLGSMTSWQHQQIQNLQHPALGHMGNLCQSSNLNLTSGHQNLHIKCEPASPPRDRSVAMVGTGLGGGVTTAGYSTSARGPNESGRSPGDSASSCGSSYEGSEEREDYHGSDGFLLRPLSSQEERHSPSVKRMRLSEGWAT, from the exons ATGATGTTAGAGCAttat GTCACATTCACCAAGCGCAAGTTTGGTCTGATGAAGAAAGCATATGAGCTGAGCGTGTTGTGCGACTGTGAGATTGCACTCATCATCTTCAACAGCACCAACAAGTTGTTTCAGTACGCCAGCACCGACATGGACAAAGTTCTGCTCAAATACACAGAATACAACGAGCCCCACGAGAGCAGGACCAACTCGGATATTGTGGAt ACACTGCGTAAAAAGGGTTTAAACGGCTGCGACAGTCCCGACATTGAGGCAGATGACTCTGCTGGTCAGAGCCCAGAGTCAGACGATAAATACCGCAAAATCAATGATGACATCGACCTAATGATCAACAGACAGAGGATCTGT CAGGGTCTGCCTCCCTCCAACTATGACATGGGACTGTCCATCCCAGGCAGTAATGCCAGCGGACTGATGTACTCCCACCCAAGCATAGGAGGTGGTCTAGGTAACCACAATCTGCTgcccatctcacacacacacccctccctacagagaaacagcatgTCCCCTCAGCGGCCCTCTAGCACTGGAAATGCAG GACTGATGGGCTCAGAGCTGACGAGCAGTGTGGTCTCCAGTGTGG GAAATGGCAGCTACAGCAACCACTGCACCTCCCCAGGGCTGCTGTCCCCAGGAGGAGTCTCCAAAAACATGCAGAATAAGAGCCCTCCTTCGATGAGCATGAGCCGTAAGCCTGACCTCCGAACGCTGATGCCGCCCTCCAACAAGTGCAACAACATGCCATCTGTC AACCAGAGAATAAATCACTCTCAGACCGCTCAGACGCTGTCGACTCCTGCAGTGTCCATCTCTGCTCAGACTCTTCCTGGACAGGGGATGGGCGGATATCCGTCAACACTCAGCTCTTCTTATGGCACAG agTTCTCTCTCGGAACTGacctgtcctctctgtctggaTTTTGTGGTTCTGGTCTTGGATCCATGACAAGCTGGCAGCATCAGCAGATACAGAACCTGCAGCATCCAGCACTTGGACACATGGG AAACTTGTGTCAGAGCTCCAACCTAAACCTCACCTCAGGTCATCAGAACCTACACATCAAGTGTGAGCCAGCTTCTCCTCCCAGAGACCGGAGTGTTGCCATGGTCGGCACAGGACTCGGAGGAGGCGTGACCACAGCTGGATACTCTACCTCTGCCAGGGGTCCCAACGAATCGGGCCGCTCCCCCGGTGACAGCGCATCCAGCTGTGGGAGCTCGTATGAAGGCAGCGAGGAGCGTGAGGATTATCACGGCAGCGACGGCTTCCTACTCCGACCTCTGTCCAGTCAGGAGGAGCGCCACAGCCCCTCAGTCAAACGGATGAGGCTATCAGAGGGCTGGGCGACATGA